The genomic segment cacctggccgtgctgctgctccagtttcaactgttctgccttattattattgggccatgctggtcatttatgaacatttgaacatcttggccatgttctgttataatctccacccggcacagccagaagaggactggccaccccacatagcctggttcctctctaggtttcttcctaggttttggcctttctagggagtttttcctagccaccgtgcttctacacctgcattgcttgctgtttggggttttaggctgggtttctgtacagcactttgagatatcagctgatgtacgaagggctatataaataaatttgatttgatttaacctaTTGGGGGAAAAAATGTGCAAAAGTGGACATTGATCAATGCCAGTTAATGgcaactttttaaaatgtattttttactttGAGTGACATATATAGTATCTGATGCTTGTCACTTCCTGACTCACCTGTAGCCCTGACAAGCCTGCAGGTCCTATTTCTCCCATGAATCCTGACTGACTCTGGTGGATACAGAACAGAGGTGATGTACCAGTCATCAAATTGATCACCCAAAGCCACGTCTCAAAAATCATATTGAAAATGATTTTGATTCCGTTTCATGGTTTCAAAACATAAACTAGAATGTGCAGCTCATTATGTATTGGCATCTGGGCACTCACCATAAGTCCGATGTGGCCCTTCTCTCCTTTTGGTCCCTTCTCCCCATTTTGCCCCAAGGTCCCCCATGGACCCTCCTGCCCTGTGGGCCCCAGAGGCCCCACATCACCCTACAAATAACAGCCATGTCAGTCAGACATCACCATgatgtaatttatttttattttttaatgttttgaattttaccccattttctccccaatttcgtggtatccaattgttggtagttactatcttgtctcatcgctacaactcccgtacgggctcgggagagccCGATCCAACCCGGAAaccagtcgcaccaatgtgtcggaggaaacaccgtgcacctggcgacctggttagcgtgcactgcacccggcccgccacaggagtctctaGCGCGCGataagacaaggatatccctactggccaaaccctccctaaccccgacgacgctaggccaattgtgcgtcgccccacggacctcccggtcgcggccagctgcgacagagcctgggctcgaacccagagtctctggtccATGATGTAATTTCAACCAAATTTTAAACTGTTTGTAATGAGGTTATTTCAACCACAATTCAACCTATTTGTAATGATGCTATTTCAACCACATTTCAACCTGTTTGTAATGACTATTTcaaccagatctcaacccatttgTAATTTCATTATTTTTGTTTGTAATTACTTTATTTCAACCAGATTTCAACTTGTTTGTAACCACAACCAACACTTATATGGCCCTGTCAAAAATTTGTGTCAAACGCAcaaatgtttacatttacatttacatttaagtcatttagcagacgctcttatccagagcgacttacaaattggtgaattcaccttctgacaatGTTAATCAATGAATAGatatgcactatactgtacacacagcacATTTATATTGATGGCTTAAATATGTAAATCACTGAGTGCCGAAAAGTCAGTGTTTGTTAACCTTCTCCCCTTTGGAACCTGGACCACCAGCAACGCCAAGAGGTCCAACATCACCCTGGGAACCAAAGGAGACATCTCTTTAATTACTATACACTGCtgagtatactgtatgtgtatggtCTGGTTGTGTGTATGATGCCTGGGTAAATGGATGTGTGCTAGGTACACATGTGAGAATCTACAGGTGATGGTTCAGGTATGTACAGTAGATGTCCAATGCCATAGGCAGGTGACGGTGCTCACCTCTATTCCCATAGGTCCAGGAGAGCCTTGTAACCCTTTGAGTCCTTGTAGACCTCGAGCTCCAGGCTGCCCTGGAGGACCAAGTTTCCCACAAGGCCCTAGGTCTCCCTGGAATACACATGAAGTAGAAGAAGTAGTGAGAAGTGAAAGATGGTGAAATATATCTCTAGGTGTTTGTTTAGGCATCATAGTGTCACTATCACCAACCTTTTCCCCATTTGTTCCTGTTTGCCCCTCCAACCCCGATTGGCCAGGAGTGCCCTGGAAACAGGAAATGGAAGAGGACTGTCAGAAAACTCACCTGGCTGAGACCACAGAGTTCCTGTTCGGAGTGTGTCCTACAAACCTGTTCGCCATCCAGTCCAGGAGGACCTAGATCACCAGAAGGTCCCAGCATACCCTGTGATGTTCCAAAAAAGTGTGGTTTAACACACATCACAAATTGCTAGattatacatacagttgaagtcagaagtttacatacacttaggttggagtcattaaaacttgtttttcaaccactccacaaatttcttgttaacaaactatcattttggcaagtcggtaatttttgcaacaattgtttacagacagattatttcacttataattcactgtatcacaactccagtgggcCAGAcgtttacataaactaagttgactgtgcctttaaacagcttggaaaattgctgaaaattatgtcatggctttggaagcttctgataggctaattggcataatttgagtcaattggaggtgtacctgtggatgtatttcaaggcctaccttcaaactcagtgcctcttgcttgacatcatgggaaaatcaaaagaaatcagccaagacctcagaaaataaaattgtagacctccacaagtctggttcatccttggaagcaattttcaaacacctgaaggtaccatattcatctgtacaaacaatagtacacaagtacaatacaccatgggaccacgcagccgtcataccgctcatgaaggagacgtattctgtctcctagagattaacgtactttggtgcgaaaagtgcaaatcaatcccagaacaacagcaaaggaccttgtgaagatgctggaggaaacagggacAAAAGTacccatatccacagtaaaatgagtcctatatcgacataacctgaaaggccgctctggaaggaagaagccactgctccaaaaccgccataaaaaagccagactatggtttgcaactgcacatggggacaaagatcgtaatttttggagaaatatcctctggtctgatgaaacaaaaatagaactgtttggccataatgaccatcgttatgtttggaggaaaatggggaggcttgcaagccgaagaacaacatcccaaccgtgaagcacgagggtgccAACATCatatgtgggggtgctttgctgcaggatggactggtgcactttactaaataaatggcatcatgaggaaaaatgatgtggatatattgaagcaacatctcaagacatcagtcaggaagttaaagcttggtcgcaaatgggtcttccaaatgaacaatgaccccaagcatacttccaaagttgtggcaaaatggtttaaggacaacaaagtcaaggtactggagtggccatcacaaagcttgACCTcgatcctatagaacatttgtgggcagaactgaaaaagtgtgtgtgagcaaggaggcctataaaccagactcagttacaccagctctgtcaggaggaatgggccaaaattcacccaacttgttgtgggaagcttgtggaaggctaccctaaacttttgacccaagttaaatcatttaaaggtaatgctaccaaatactaattgagtgtatgtaaacttctgacccactgggaatgtgatgaaagaaataaaagctgaaataaatcattctgtctactattattctgacatttggtgatcctaactgacctaaatcagggaatttttactcagattaaatttGGCtaatatgtaaacttctgacctcaaCTGCATTTAGGGGTGCAAAATTGTGGTAACATTCCTAAATCAGGGAATAAGCAGGAACCAGGATTAACCAGGATTAACCAGGATTTCTTGAAAACCTGGAACTTTTtgggaaagttaccagaattttgcaaccctagatATATCATTATCATCTATTACAATTGCTGTACTTACCATTACTCCTCTTTCCCCGCTGGTCCAATTAGTCCACCAGCCCCTGTCATTCCCTGAAGATGGACCATACAAGGTTTAAAAGAAGGACAACAAAGCATTACAATGGAACACAGATTACATTTtttgattacatttttatttatccaCATGCACAGGATCGCAGATGTAGTTgcactcaaatataaaatatattatttggttactacatgattccatatttattatttcgtagttttgatgtcttcactattattctacaatgtagaaaatagtacaaatatatAAAAATTCAGGAATGAGGTGTGTCCAAAGGGCTGTGCTTGGCATCCCAAGCCATGCCAAATAAGCATCCAATGGGCTTTGAATCGTAAGCCATGTAATAAATTACAAATAAATGTATTGAATTCACCCACTGAAGCCTGACATAAAATGCATCCAACAGGCATCAGAGACTTAATGTCCCATAGTCTAGGAGTTTAGGAGGTTCTATAGAGGTTCTACACACTTAGATTTTTTTTCTAGGGTTCTTTGGTAAGGGAGATGGTTTTATGTGGAACCATAATGACTCAAAGAATGCTTTGAGCCGTTCAATGGTTATTTGCCATTCAGAAAATGGTTCTTTCATCTTTTAGTGATAAAAACGTAGGCGTGGCAGCTCATTAGAATATTTTGGGGCACGATTTGCTCACAGCTCTTTTTGTGCAACTGTGAGTGAGAGTGTCATTCCAGTTGATCTAATCTGTTGTGTTATGTCGTTACATGTAAAATATGAGCATGGCCAGCAACAGTGTCTTGTGAAAGAGTAACGTAAGGCCTGTCAACTGAGAACTGTTGACTAAATCAGTGGTTCTAAATtttctcctcagggacccccagccATTCCAGACACCTATGGAATTttaacaatataatataatacaaaaCTCTGTATGGACGTTCAAAAAGTTATTTGTAGAACCATTGAGATGGTTACAACCCTTTTTTGGTGCTTTAAATAACCTTTTTTTAATGGTTATTTGAAGAACCTTAAAAAATGGTTATTTATAGCACCATAAAGGTTTCTATTCAAAACTTTATGAGCATCTTTTTTTTATAGAACAttcaaaaaagggttctatattgCACCAAAAAGGTACCCGCTATGGTGACAAGCCAAAGAACCCTTATTTGGCACGATATAGAACCATTAAACACTTTTTAGTGTGTACAGAGGTTACAGTCCTCAGAGGTTGTTTAGGGGAGAAGAGAGCAGTGTCTGAAAAGTAGTACCCACTAGGATTCCTGCTGGTCCGTTAGAGCCTTGTGGCCCCGGAGGCCCCCTGCTTCCCCTTGGTCCCGGTTTCCCGTGGCTCCATCTGAGCCCTGCAGACCCAAGGGgccctggaacacacagacaggtgAGTAGCTTCATCTATTAGTCTTGTTCCCAGTGTGTATTGTGTCTACACTATTGGTCTGGCCAAGCAAGACTAACTATATATTGGCAGTGTATAGAGCATGGATCTATAAGAACTGCTGAGGGAGTAGTGAAAAGGCCAGTTCTGCTGTAATTTACCTGTGGGCCCTCTAGCCCTGTGCGTCCCAGATCCCCTAGCCGACCCTGAGGAAAAAACCCAGAGACACCATTGAAAGGCATGGATTACATTACAGATTGATTTTTCAAGATATTTAGGAAATGTAGTTCTGATATGTGATTCCTGTTGATCTCACCTGAGGTCCTGGAGGGCCTCTATCCCCATGAGGTCCTGATACACCCTATAAAATACAGCCCGGTCAGAACAGGCTCAATACACACATAATTTAAACTAACACCAGACTCAATGAAGTTGTCTACAAGGActtgtcacatactgtatgtggacTTGTTAACGACAGTACAGTTACTTACTGGAGGTCCAGGCTTCCCAGTAAGACCAGACAGGCCTCTTACACCAGTCTCCCCTGGGACACCAACACACAGTCCACCACACCAATCATTACACATTTGAAAGGAAATACACAATGTGATGCTGTTGGTATAAATTGAGGCCCACAGGTCTGGGATGGCCATTTGGAATAGTGTCCACTGATTACATGACTCAAATACTGTGTCCTTACCCTATGTCCGGTGTGACCATTTGTGCCACGCATTCCCATGCTACCCCGGAAACCCTGGGGGACGAGAAACACAGGACTGGTAACATAAATAAGCTAAGTTGCACACACAGGATGACATGGCAGTGTCATCAGTCAAAAATACCAAACAGAGACATTGTCAGTGTGTCGGTCAAACCCCTTGCCCAGTAGGCCCTACAGAAGCATCACTTACATACATGCCTACTGGCCCCTGGGGTCCCTCCACACCTTCCTTCCCAGTGAAGCCCTGATGCAGAGAGacagcaacacacacatacactgttcaAACCTGTCCTATTTGAGAATCACATCAATCACATCCATCTTAAATGTGTCACTTACCCTCTCTCCCAGTGGCCCAGGGATACCTGTTGGTCCTGTCCGTCCAGGTGGGCCCTGTCGTGGGACAGTAGTCAGTAACACTGCACTCTGTGTGTGATGATGGCCTAAGTCCCCAACACTAAATCAGTATTGGTTGCAATAGTGCTGTCTACTCATGCTAGACTCACCAGAGGGCCTGAACGACCATCTGGACCTGGCTCTCCAGCAATGCCCTGGAATCCCTGGATGAAGGACAAAGGAggtgagagagtgatggagagagtatgagtagaggatgagagaatgatagagagaggaagaaagaagagaTGGGAGCTTATCGCATGGGTCCAGTCAATGAGAACCATTTAAATGCTAATATAAAACAAATCCGAATTGATTACTTACAATCAAATTAAGATGTATGCACAACACTGTGAGTCACATCAGTGTTTAATTTAGTTTATTATTTTTTTGCTTACAGTTGTTTAATCTTCTGATTAATGACTTTGTAATTATGATTATATATGCGGGGCTATTGAGTAATTGTGTCTCTGGTTATGTACAGAGGTTAACTGCACCCAATTTAATGATGTAAACA from the Oncorhynchus masou masou isolate Uvic2021 unplaced genomic scaffold, UVic_Omas_1.1 unplaced_scaffold_2730, whole genome shotgun sequence genome contains:
- the LOC135533856 gene encoding acetylcholinesterase collagenic tail peptide-like, translated to MLGPSGDLGPPGLDGEQGTPGQSGLEGQTGTNGEKGDLGPCGKLGPPGQPGARGLQGLKGLQGSPGPMGIEGDVGPLGVAGGPGSKGEKGDVGPLGPTGQEGPWGTLGQNGEKGPKGEKGHIGLMSQSGFMGEIGPAGLSGLQGIMGPRGPPGPDGPQGEKVIS